In one Candidatus Cloacimonadota bacterium genomic region, the following are encoded:
- a CDS encoding V-type ATP synthase subunit K, producing the protein MAGGNLAFFLAWIGIFLMVALAGIGSAWGTVIGGSASVGAMKKRDDIFPSCMILSALPSTQGLYGFGAFFILNGHITPDINMLQASAIFGAGLIMGCVGLVSAYHQSRIVANGIESLGAGNDVFSKTLILGVFPELYAIVAFATCFLISGAIPGLA; encoded by the coding sequence ATGGCGGGCGGAAATTTGGCATTTTTCCTTGCCTGGATCGGAATCTTCCTCATGGTTGCTCTTGCCGGTATCGGCAGCGCATGGGGAACGGTTATCGGTGGCAGTGCCAGTGTGGGTGCCATGAAAAAACGGGATGACATTTTCCCGAGTTGTATGATTCTTTCCGCATTACCCAGTACTCAGGGCCTTTACGGATTTGGTGCTTTCTTCATTCTTAACGGACACATAACTCCCGATATCAATATGTTACAAGCCAGTGCAATATTTGGTGCCGGTCTTATTATGGGATGCGTAGGCTTAGTTTCTGCCTATCACCAATCCCGTATTGTGGCTAATGGCATAGAAAGCCTTGGGGCTGGTAACGATGTATTTTCTAAAACACTAATCCTTGGTGTATTCCCAGAACTCTACGCAATCGTGGCTTTTGCCACCTGTTTCCTTATTTCTGGTGCCATACCAGGATTGGCATAA
- a CDS encoding V-type ATP synthase subunit D → MNLKFQYNKISQLQLIKQLGVRQKALPTLKNKESALRVEVQKARDKASELDAKIKERTHELDAFMRLWGEFNPELISVKDVQIKTRKIAGVKTPQLEDISYEIRDFNLFTAPSWYLDGIVLLKELSRLQIEREFFIRKMHILEQVRKKTTQKVNLYEKVQIPAFEEAILKIKRFLEDEENLSKAAQKILKDRLEELT, encoded by the coding sequence ATGAATCTAAAATTTCAGTACAACAAAATCTCGCAGTTGCAGCTAATCAAGCAATTGGGGGTACGGCAAAAAGCACTGCCAACCTTAAAGAACAAGGAGTCTGCCCTGCGAGTGGAAGTGCAAAAAGCTCGAGACAAAGCATCAGAATTAGATGCTAAGATCAAAGAACGCACCCATGAACTTGATGCATTTATGAGGCTTTGGGGTGAATTTAATCCAGAACTTATTTCTGTAAAAGATGTGCAGATAAAAACTCGCAAGATTGCCGGGGTAAAAACCCCTCAATTGGAAGATATCAGCTATGAAATCAGGGATTTCAACCTTTTTACTGCTCCAAGCTGGTATCTTGATGGCATTGTGCTGCTTAAAGAACTCTCACGTCTTCAAATAGAGCGTGAATTCTTTATTCGAAAAATGCATATTTTGGAGCAAGTACGTAAAAAAACAACTCAGAAAGTAAATCTATACGAAAAAGTACAGATCCCTGCTTTTGAAGAAGCTATCTTAAAGATTAAGCGCTTTTTGGAAGATGAAGAAAATCTTAGCAAGGCCGCCCAGAAAATTCTTAAGGATCGTCTGGAGGAACTTACATGA
- a CDS encoding V-type ATP synthase subunit B has product MATQAFQKIYTKLNQITKATCSVNATGVGNEELATVGGRLAQVVKIVEDKVTLQIYAGTEGIGTDAEVVFFGKAPSLKVGTELAGRFFNAYGEPIDGGPDVEGEEVQIGGPSVNPVRRKQPSELIATGIAGIDLNNTLVTGQKIPFFADPDQPYNEVMAMVALRAQSDKIILGGMGLSNDDYLFYKNTFENAGVIDRIISFVNTTENPTVERLLVPNMALTTAEYFATEHNEKVLVLLTDMTLYCDALSIVSNRMDQIPSKDSMPGSLYSDLAKLYEKAVQFPDGGSITIIAVTTLSGGDITHAIPDNTGYITEGQLFLKRDTDISKTIVDPFRSLSRLKQLVIGKKTREDHPQVMNTAVRLYADAANAKTKLENGFDLSDYDERVLEFAKQYSNEILAIDVNIDTDTMLDIAWKLFQQYFNKQEIGIKDEFMKIHWKKA; this is encoded by the coding sequence ATGGCAACACAGGCATTTCAGAAGATATATACTAAGCTGAATCAGATCACAAAAGCTACCTGCTCCGTAAATGCCACTGGAGTTGGTAACGAAGAATTAGCTACTGTAGGTGGTAGACTCGCCCAAGTTGTTAAGATCGTAGAAGATAAAGTTACGCTACAGATTTATGCTGGGACTGAAGGGATTGGCACAGATGCGGAAGTAGTATTCTTTGGCAAAGCTCCTTCTTTGAAAGTCGGAACAGAACTAGCTGGCAGATTTTTTAACGCCTATGGCGAGCCAATAGATGGTGGTCCGGATGTAGAAGGAGAGGAAGTTCAAATCGGTGGTCCGTCTGTGAATCCCGTCCGCCGAAAGCAGCCTTCTGAGCTTATCGCCACAGGTATTGCTGGCATCGACCTAAATAATACCCTGGTAACTGGACAGAAGATCCCCTTCTTTGCAGATCCAGATCAGCCTTATAATGAAGTGATGGCAATGGTTGCCCTGCGCGCTCAAAGTGATAAGATTATCTTAGGCGGCATGGGGCTTTCCAACGACGATTATCTCTTTTATAAAAATACATTCGAAAATGCTGGAGTAATAGATCGCATTATATCCTTTGTTAATACCACAGAAAATCCCACTGTAGAGCGTCTTTTGGTGCCTAATATGGCTCTAACCACAGCAGAATATTTTGCTACCGAACACAATGAGAAAGTGCTGGTGCTACTAACCGATATGACCCTATATTGCGATGCCCTTAGTATTGTATCCAACCGTATGGATCAGATTCCTTCAAAAGACTCCATGCCCGGTTCGCTATATAGTGATTTGGCAAAACTTTATGAGAAAGCAGTGCAATTCCCAGATGGTGGTTCAATCACAATCATAGCCGTTACCACGCTATCCGGTGGTGACATCACCCATGCCATACCTGATAATACGGGATATATCACTGAAGGTCAGCTTTTCTTGAAGCGCGATACCGATATCTCCAAGACTATTGTGGATCCCTTCCGTTCACTTTCCCGACTCAAACAACTTGTTATTGGCAAAAAAACGAGGGAAGATCATCCGCAAGTAATGAATACAGCTGTTCGACTTTATGCTGATGCAGCGAATGCCAAAACCAAGCTTGAAAATGGCTTTGATCTTTCGGATTACGATGAGCGGGTGTTAGAATTTGCCAAACAATACTCCAATGAAATCTTGGCTATAGATGTAAATATCGATACAGATACAATGCTCGATATAGCGTGGAAGCTTTTCCAGCAGTATTTTAATAAGCAAGAGATTGGTATTAAAGACGAATTCATGAAAATCCACTGGAAGAAGGCATGA
- a CDS encoding V-type ATP synthase subunit A, with product MTNGIVKAIIENLVQVDVSGPVSQNEICYINLGGVKLMAEVIKVLGDTAYTQVFESTRGLKPGSEVEFTEHMLEVKLGPGMLSKNYDGLQNDLNKMKGIFLTRGEYTDPLDEDSTWEFTPIAKEGDLVSGGDWLGSVPETWISHKIMVPFGLVEEYKVKMVAAKGTYKLTETIATIVDKDGKDIDINMIQRWPVKIPIKCYSKKPRPFKLMETGVRTLDTLNPMVEGGTGFIPGPFGAGKTVLQHSISKNADADMIIFAACGERANEVVEMFVEFPELDDPRTGRKLMERTIIICNTSNMPVAAREASVYTAMTIAEYYRNMGLKVLLLADSTSRWAQALREMSNRMEELPGPDAFPMDLPAIVSSFYARAGFVHLRNGDTGSITFIGTVSPAGGNLKEPVTESTKKAARCFYALSQARADSKRYPAVDPIDSYSKYLEYPEVIEYLNNNVHPTWVEDVLHAKDILRRGREAQEQINILGDDGVPLSYHDKYWKSELVDRVILQQDGFDEIDSSTPMPRQKYMLELVLEICDTELIFDSYEEVMPYFVKLINILKQMNYVEFESDDFKKYESELHKLVDERSAK from the coding sequence ATGACCAATGGTATAGTGAAAGCGATTATCGAAAACCTCGTACAGGTAGATGTGTCCGGTCCCGTTTCCCAAAACGAGATCTGTTACATAAACTTGGGCGGAGTAAAGCTAATGGCAGAAGTAATTAAAGTGCTTGGCGACACCGCTTACACTCAGGTATTTGAAAGCACTCGCGGACTCAAGCCTGGTAGCGAAGTAGAATTCACCGAACATATGCTGGAGGTAAAACTGGGCCCCGGAATGCTCTCCAAAAACTACGATGGCTTGCAAAACGACCTTAACAAAATGAAAGGCATATTCCTTACTCGGGGAGAATATACCGATCCCTTGGATGAGGATAGCACTTGGGAGTTCACTCCAATCGCTAAAGAAGGTGATCTGGTTTCTGGTGGAGACTGGCTGGGAAGCGTTCCTGAAACATGGATTTCTCATAAAATAATGGTTCCTTTCGGGTTAGTGGAAGAATATAAAGTAAAAATGGTAGCTGCAAAAGGAACATATAAACTAACCGAGACTATTGCCACCATTGTAGATAAAGATGGCAAAGACATAGATATCAATATGATCCAGCGCTGGCCGGTCAAGATCCCAATTAAGTGTTACTCCAAGAAACCGCGCCCCTTCAAGCTGATGGAAACAGGTGTACGGACATTGGATACTCTCAACCCAATGGTTGAAGGTGGTACTGGCTTTATCCCTGGTCCTTTTGGTGCAGGGAAAACAGTATTACAACACTCTATCTCAAAAAATGCAGATGCAGATATGATCATTTTTGCAGCCTGCGGTGAACGCGCCAACGAAGTGGTGGAAATGTTTGTGGAATTTCCCGAACTTGATGACCCTCGTACCGGACGCAAACTTATGGAGCGCACGATAATAATCTGCAATACGTCTAATATGCCGGTTGCAGCTCGTGAAGCCTCTGTATATACTGCAATGACTATAGCTGAGTACTATCGTAATATGGGACTCAAAGTCTTACTTTTGGCAGATTCCACGTCCCGCTGGGCTCAAGCCTTACGCGAGATGAGCAACCGCATGGAAGAGCTGCCAGGTCCGGACGCCTTCCCCATGGACCTCCCCGCCATTGTCTCCAGCTTTTATGCCCGAGCAGGTTTTGTGCACTTGCGGAATGGAGACACTGGCTCCATTACTTTTATTGGAACCGTTTCTCCTGCTGGAGGAAACCTAAAAGAACCGGTTACAGAATCCACTAAGAAAGCGGCTCGCTGCTTTTATGCCCTCTCTCAGGCTCGAGCAGACAGTAAACGCTATCCCGCTGTGGATCCGATTGACTCCTATAGTAAATACCTAGAATATCCTGAAGTGATTGAGTACTTAAATAACAACGTGCATCCAACTTGGGTAGAAGACGTACTTCACGCCAAAGACATACTGCGCCGCGGACGTGAAGCGCAAGAGCAAATCAATATTCTAGGTGATGATGGAGTGCCGCTTTCTTACCACGATAAATATTGGAAGAGTGAATTGGTGGACCGTGTAATCCTACAACAGGATGGTTTTGACGAAATTGATTCATCCACTCCCATGCCACGCCAGAAATACATGCTTGAACTCGTATTGGAAATCTGCGATACCGAGCTTATCTTCGATTCTTACGAAGAAGTGATGCCCTATTTCGTAAAGCTAATCAATATTCTTAAACAGATGAATTATGTGGAGTTTGAATCTGATGATTTCAAGAAATATGAATCCGAACTACACAAGCTAGTTGATGAAAGGAGCGCTAAATAA
- a CDS encoding DUF2764 domain-containing protein — MAKQYYYFIASLPAISMDDNKLVYNPEQFRTEAKTQLKETDYRLLLLLHLLDELANLLKVLYGIEIESEDDSLFDAGYWQEFIALAKQRLSNPNVQFPDHYSILPAFVLAFVCELINLEDLPPFLDAEHKILQKFFAYCAKHQNRFIKEWFELERNIRNILVAINGRNHKLEYAKYLIGDDYMVKNLSQSHAADFGLGKEHPLFDSVFRIWEQNDILYRERGYDILRNKWIDDQNFFDYFNINRLLGYYSKLRIIHRWLTADAELGKEVFHDTLNKLENSFEFPEDFNLK, encoded by the coding sequence ATGGCAAAGCAGTATTACTATTTCATCGCTAGCTTGCCCGCTATTTCGATGGATGACAATAAGCTGGTATATAATCCTGAACAGTTTCGCACAGAAGCAAAAACACAGCTTAAAGAAACTGACTATCGGCTCTTATTACTTCTGCATTTATTAGATGAACTAGCTAATTTACTGAAAGTTTTATACGGCATCGAAATTGAATCTGAAGATGATTCGCTTTTTGATGCTGGCTATTGGCAAGAATTCATCGCTTTAGCAAAACAGCGTTTGAGCAATCCCAATGTTCAATTTCCCGATCACTATTCTATTCTACCCGCTTTTGTTTTAGCATTTGTCTGCGAATTGATAAATCTTGAAGACCTTCCTCCCTTTCTTGATGCCGAGCACAAAATACTACAAAAATTCTTTGCTTATTGCGCTAAACACCAAAACCGCTTTATAAAAGAGTGGTTTGAGCTTGAGCGCAACATTAGGAATATCCTGGTAGCAATCAACGGACGTAATCATAAGCTGGAATATGCAAAATATCTGATCGGAGACGATTATATGGTAAAAAATCTCTCCCAAAGCCATGCTGCAGATTTTGGACTTGGTAAAGAACACCCTCTGTTCGATTCTGTCTTTAGAATATGGGAACAAAACGATATCCTATATCGGGAGCGGGGATACGACATTTTGCGCAATAAATGGATAGACGATCAGAACTTTTTCGATTACTTTAATATCAACCGGCTATTAGGCTATTATAGCAAATTGCGTATAATCCATAGATGGTTAACAGCTGACGCTGAACTGGGCAAGGAAGTATTTCACGATACATTGAATAAGCTGGAAAACAGCTTTGAATTCCCTGAAGATTTTAATTTAAAATAA
- a CDS encoding V-type ATP synthase subunit E produces MNDQLQDLLSKVYEEGVAKANAEAERILDKAKTEADKIVSEAKSKAENTISEAQKKAEEMQKNAEGDLKMAGNHSISSLKQKITDLVLSVSIDDSAKTAFDDPEFIKKLIMETLSNWNQDASISISETVKGKLDAAFLSSVQKSFKNKLEFDFTPQIKAGFTISPVDGSYKLSFTDQDFAELFKHYLRPRSAKILFDS; encoded by the coding sequence ATGAATGACCAGTTGCAAGACCTTTTGAGCAAAGTATATGAGGAAGGCGTTGCCAAAGCTAATGCCGAAGCTGAGAGAATATTAGATAAAGCCAAGACTGAAGCTGATAAGATTGTTTCCGAAGCAAAAAGCAAAGCAGAAAACACTATATCGGAAGCACAGAAAAAGGCCGAAGAAATGCAGAAGAATGCTGAGGGCGATCTCAAAATGGCGGGAAACCATAGCATTAGCTCATTAAAACAAAAAATCACTGATTTGGTTCTTTCTGTAAGTATAGATGATAGTGCTAAGACTGCTTTTGACGACCCTGAGTTTATAAAAAAACTCATTATGGAAACTCTCTCTAACTGGAATCAAGATGCCAGCATTAGCATTTCTGAGACCGTTAAAGGGAAACTCGATGCAGCCTTTCTATCTTCTGTTCAGAAGAGTTTCAAAAACAAACTGGAATTTGACTTTACTCCCCAGATAAAGGCAGGGTTTACTATTTCTCCTGTCGATGGAAGCTATAAGCTTAGCTTTACAGATCAAGATTTTGCTGAACTTTTTAAGCATTATCTACGTCCACGTTCTGCTAAGATACTTTTCGATAGTTAA